The segment TCATGTATTATTAAAGCTTTAAGTTCCCCGTTTGTGCTCGTACGCGACGCAAACTTGCGTCCGCATATAGATGCTGTATAATAACTCCAACGTTCTATACTCGCGTTAAATATCAGTCTCTGTGcactaaaatgtaaataaatcttTCGGGATGTTTATAAAAAACAGAAACTAAATTGTTATCGTGCGTTGAGTAGATTTAATTTAATGATACAATTGTTTAGCCAACTAGTGACATTGTGTCTGTCACTGTTTAATGAATCCGACTGAATGCAGGCAAATATTCTTCCCCATAGAAAATCTAGAAACAATAATTTGTTACGATTTTTATACAGTGAGAAAAAGTTTTTGGAGAGTATTAATTTGCAAGCAATTTAATGCACGACAAGCAAGTATGATGCGTGCAAGTAATATCTTTGACGAAAAAgggtttgaaattttatttaagtatCGGTGCTTAAACATCGAACAATTATTGAATTGATGTATTCCTATACTAATAATCCCCTGGGACACATTTTTAATGGGAATTAATGCGGGAGAAAGATAGGGAGACAAATATAGGaatgttttatgatttttctgttttattattcttttagcATTaaccaatataaaaaaatgaggGAATTATATCGAAAGGTATGTGCAAAGTTATCtgcatttctttgcaaatttttatgtttcCTAATTTAAGTTATTTTGAAGGCTGCCCTTAATTTGGATATTCTTAATTTACTCTTCTTTTGTAAAGGGAGCGCTACTATTGATTCATTAATCCAGGGCCGCCTAGATGGCGTTCCAAATCTTCTACACAAAATCGAGCATTACTTGCCTCAGTCGTAcacgattttttaaatatgcaaTTTACGTAACAAGCGTGTAGTAAATATTTTATGTGCGACCTCAAAAACAAAGTATTCTGTACATTTTCTGGATACAACCAATTAACGCCATTCCCGCCTAATATGGAATATCCGTTAGTATGCGCGCGCATATCGATTTGACCAATTATTACGTATATCCTATTGAGAGCAGTGTCGTACGTAGAAAACGAAGAGCAATATGTTACATACAGTAGACAAACGATAAGTAATTGTTCCCTGATTATGCAATCAATAAAAACCACACCCAACAAAATAAACATACTCCCAGTCGATATTAAAAACGATATGCTGAATAAATCTTCATGTATTCAAAAATCTAGATAACTTTTAGATATCTAGATTACTCCTCAACGAAGTAAAACGGATACTATATAATTTTACAGTTGCGATCGTAAAAATGAATTACTTTCGTTTTTCACGTCTGTGTAActaaaaatttgataataagtgcgaagaaaaaagtttcaatatttgtcacAAGGATATTATTTACAATACGCAAGTTCTACAGAAAAAAGGGAGAAATTTTAGTGGACAGGAGGCAGGGCGCGAATGCAGTTGGTACGTTAGTGTAAGTTGGAGCAGCTCGGTCGCAACGAGCAGAGGGGGTTGGGGGGCCGCACACCGTCGCAACGTTGTAGTGTCCGCCATTGCTAGGGAGTTAACTTCGGTACTAGGCTAGGCGAGGATCTCGGGGCTCGCCGAGTGCCCCCTCTCCCTTTCGTCGTGGAAAAAACTATTTAGTGATTTCGTGTTACGATTTTGGGTATTTTGTGATCCGGGCGATTTCGAATCGGCCCCACGTTCGGAAGTAATGGAGGAAAAAATGCAGCCAACGATGATCACGGGCGGTGAAACGGTATTGCACGCTAATCTGCTGACAACCACGGGCCAGCGTCTTACTCCGACCGGGAAAATCAGCCATGCTAAAACGCGTGTCTACACGCAGCGGTATCGCAAAGAATGGGAACAGATGCCCGACTTTAAAGGTACTACCCGGTTACAGTCCGTCGCTGTCCCCGAGAACACGTTAGAGAACGTTATGACTCGCGACATTGCAGCGCGTCGTTCACGTCCATCCGTGCCACGCTGCATACCCCGCGTATACGCGCTACGCATACGCCTGCTGATCCCGTGCTGCATCGCGTCTCGTCACGGCCTTAAGTAATCACGCTTTCGCTCCGCAACGGCcagtaaattatttttagagGGACCGTCTCCCGCGTTACATccacctctctctccctctcgtcgTTTATTCGACGAGCCACCGACATCTTCCAATGTTTCGAACGCCTCCCATCACGCACGATATTCTTTTGGCTGCTGCGTACCGTTTTCCCGAGTCCCAATGCCATCGCCACGTACCCGTTACCTCGACACGACTATTCTATACAGATCTGCCCGCAACTCCGATGCGACGGGCCTCCGAACAGTTAACCGTATTCCTTTCAATCGAACGTCACTCCATTCTCTACGTGGAGAATTGCACGACCGATCCGTCACGTTCGGTGTATGACATTACCCAGTGTTACATATCTAACCATATTACTAGCGTTAATAAGTTACCAGTAATGGGAATGCTGGGTAATTCTATGGTTCTTCGAGTGGATATCACCATACGATCGAAACGTATTTAGTGGAATGCCGCAGGCTTGCTAATCAACATTTTCTTTTGCAACTTATTAGGGAGAGGGAACACTACAGGAGTCTGGTAATCGTGCGTGAGACGCCGTAATTGGAGACTAACCgacaccacggccaaccagcgtcgacaacatattttcagcgacgctggttggccgtggcgtcACGcaaacattaccaccactcctgtaggtgatcTCCCTCCCTAATAAGTTTGCCCAAGAAAATGTTGCTTAGCAAGCCGTTCAATGTCGGGATATTCTGCCGCGATTGCTGCAGGCAGGCGGGAATGGCGCGCGCGCGAAATTGCAAATAACGAAACACCGGCTCAGGGATACGCGAGGTATTCGAGCGGCACTGCGTTCGCAATGTGGTTGAAATGGATACAGGTAACGCAACGCGTTAGATGCTCGCACGAGATAATATACAGTACAGACCTCGCGCGTAAATGGAACGTGCGAGTCCGACCGAAATCAAGTAACGCGAATTAAGAGCGTGCACCAAGTGTTTCTCGGGAATCATTTAAACGGACTTCGCGCGGCTCCTTCCGCGCCAATGTATACAGCAGCTATTCTCTGCTGAGCAACTCATTCTCGTAACTGTTCGTTGATAAGACTCCGAATGAAGTTCGTAAGTTCGGCGTCAGAATCTAAGAAGCACCGTGCCGAAGGTTGGTGTAACAAAGTTTCTTTCGACGAGCTTTTACGCCGTACGGCTAAAGAGATATTGGCTTACTGTACCGAACGATTTGTATCCATTTTAACGTGTTCGCTATTGAGTCTTGAAAACTACCCACCATAGCCGGTGTTACCTCATGCAATCTTTTTACAGGATGGTTGACGTCTGTCCAGTTTCAGCCAACACGCGCCTACTGCCTGTATTGCAAGAAGAACCTACACGCGCACAGACTTTCTTTACTGAAGCACACCTGTACGATGAAGCACCAACGTGCGGCTTTGTTGCACGAagcggaggagaagaagaaggctgCCGCGCGGAACGTAAATTGCAAGCAGGATATAGAGATAGAAGAGATCGAGGAAATCGAGGTTTgcgcttttcattttcatgaatCCTTCCGTACGGTCTCATCCGCAAATCTTTAAGAACGGTCACGTTTCTCCACCAGACTGTCGAGCACGTGCAGACGGAGGTAGAGGAGAACGAGGAGGAAGTGGAGTATGTCGTTGAAAGATTGGAAACGGACGACGAGTTGGATTACACGCAGATGAAAGTCCCGTCCGATGAGATTGACGACGAAGTTGAGGAggaagatgaagatgaagaagaggaggaggacgacgaggatgacgaatATGAGGAAGAGGACATGAGGAATTTACAAATGCCTGTAGACGACGAGGATGTTAAACAGTCCATAAAAAAGATCAAAATAGAGAGGGTGGTAAGTTCGCCTGTTCGCTTCAGCGTGATCTGCGAATGTTAATGGCTGGAGTTTTTAGGAGGAAGATACTTTGACCGGGGCAATGGACCACATGCAGAGTGAATATTTAGAGGAAGCAGACAATCAGGGGGCTGTGCAGATGGAGATGGTGGTAGAGTCGGAGGATCACAGTCATCCAGAGATACAAGTTATGTCTATTATGCCCAATACGGAGGATCCTAATAAGGAGTCCCAAAAAGAGTTGCGCGAGAACGGAAGAGCGATTCGGCGAGGCGAGAGTAAATTAGATAGAAAGTCCGCGAAAATATTGGTAGATATTACACGCAGTAAAATAACACACTGTATATCGATTAAGGGGACGTTCTACTCTCTCGGTtgaaaaatccgccacttttcggtgatactttttataatgaaataaacacttaccGTTTTCGAACTTTTCGGGGTATATTGcgccactcttgaaatacaagaaaaaatctttgctgtttatttcatttgtttacataaatatttcgcagtgaagttggcgttttcagaattgctggcggttgaaatttcggacgactggatgatcgaaaataaaaaatcaaacgTATTTCACGTTTGGACCAAAGTTATTAAAATGGGAGTTGATCAGAGTTGAAAGTagggcatttcttttctgtttaatagatataaaatgtgggaaaatattaaaaaatcttaagatatttgtggttagcgagatagcgATACTTCtgctaattaaaaatatgtttggttttcttatttccgatgatccaatcgtccgaaatttcaaccgccagcaattctgaaaaagccaacttcactgcgaaatatttaagtaaacaagtaaaataaacaaacaacaaagattttttcttgtatttcaagagtggtacaatataccccccgaaattagaaaatgtggagtgtgtatttcattataaaaaccatcaccgaaaagtggcggatttttcgaccgagagagtagaatgtccccttaaatgtATCAGTTTTCATTGTAGTTAATAATATTTCAGCAAGGCGAATGTAAGCAACAAGGGGACTCGGGAATAATGGTGGCCTGCCCGTTGCCAATTTTAGGCTCAGCATATCAAATAAACTCCTCGGTCGCGCCCACATCTAACACGATCGGCGTGCTTCAACCCGTAAACACGATCCCGATCACACCTGGGCAAAGTAAAACGATTACTTTGACATCGGGTGGGAAAACTCTGACATTAACAGGTGGCACGTTCCAACCTGGCACTCAGTACGTCCTGAGCAAATTAAAGGGCAAACTGCCTACCGTGGTAATGGCTGATAAGAAGCCTGCGATCGCTGCTAATCAGGCGGAGGACGCCGCGAAGGGCGCTCCGATAAATAAGGATCAGGCAGCTGTTGCTAGCACTAGCTATCAAACCCCGAAGAAAGTACGTTAATTGCAGCGTTTCTCTTTATAAGTGTGTTCGAGTGATTTGTTGATGTGGTTGTTGAGCTACACGTTTGTTTCAGCATGTGCTTTTAAAGACAGTTAAGTGTCCCACGGTTAAGAAGCCTCGCATTTCTACCCACGTAGTGGATACAAGCAAAGGCTTACCGGTGGGAGGATTGCAAGTCAGTCTTTACAAATTAATGGACGGTCGATGGACTTTCTTAAACGAAAGGTATAATTTCAGACTGTTTCTCCATTTGATCGATAAACGTGGTCCCGTTATCGAAcacttttatttcgaataacgaacaaCAGTTTTATTCGACGAAACATTATTCttgaatcttaatatataaagcaggaaCCGTTTGTCTattgcctaaaaactttcaaacggtaaactctgaggccacgaaatgtgtcccacctcattatgcctagctaatccagataatgtgactattttcacaaagaaataagtaaattttttttataaaatcagaatctaaatttcgggcgaagccgaggagtaaagctagtaacgaataaatttgtaaCGTTACCCGAGCTAGGTTTAGTCGAGTAAGAATTTATTTGTTCCTCGAGAGAGCTCAGCGAGGAATAAATGTGACGAATACAAGGGTataccgtttaaatttttattcgttattctcgaataaatttgtattcgttattctcgaataaattgttattcgttattttggaataaatttttattcgttattctcgaataacttcattttattcgtaagaatttattcgaatattattcgaagcagaatttattcgat is part of the Andrena cerasifolii isolate SP2316 chromosome 1, iyAndCera1_principal, whole genome shotgun sequence genome and harbors:
- the LOC143375953 gene encoding uncharacterized protein LOC143375953 isoform X1 — encoded protein: MEEKMQPTMITGGETVLHANLLTTTGQRLTPTGKISHAKTRVYTQRYRKEWEQMPDFKGWLTSVQFQPTRAYCLYCKKNLHAHRLSLLKHTCTMKHQRAALLHEAEEKKKAAARNVNCKQDIEIEEIEEIETVEHVQTEVEENEEEVEYVVERLETDDELDYTQMKVPSDEIDDEVEEEDEDEEEEEDDEDDEYEEEDMRNLQMPVDDEDVKQSIKKIKIERVEEDTLTGAMDHMQSEYLEEADNQGAVQMEMVVESEDHSHPEIQVMSIMPNTEDPNKESQKELRENGRAIRRGESKLDRKSAKILQGECKQQGDSGIMVACPLPILGSAYQINSSVAPTSNTIGVLQPVNTIPITPGQSKTITLTSGGKTLTLTGGTFQPGTQYVLSKLKGKLPTVVMADKKPAIAANQAEDAAKGAPINKDQAAVASTSYQTPKKHVLLKTVKCPTVKKPRISTHVVDTSKGLPVGGLQVSLYKLMDGRWTFLNESNTSPNGRCVDLVDNMKVNFTAGRYKIHFDVDKYFTLRRIETMYPFIEIVFDVKNPAGHYHIPVLLSPFGYTTYRGSER
- the LOC143375953 gene encoding uncharacterized protein LOC143375953 isoform X2, whose product is MEEKMQPTMITGGETVLHANLLTTTGQRLTPTGKISHAKTRVYTQRYRKEWEQMPDFKGWLTSVQFQPTRAYCLYCKKNLHAHRLSLLKHTCTMKHQRAALLHEAEEKKKAAARNVNCKQDIEIEEIEEIEHVQTEVEENEEEVEYVVERLETDDELDYTQMKVPSDEIDDEVEEEDEDEEEEEDDEDDEYEEEDMRNLQMPVDDEDVKQSIKKIKIERVEEDTLTGAMDHMQSEYLEEADNQGAVQMEMVVESEDHSHPEIQVMSIMPNTEDPNKESQKELRENGRAIRRGESKLDRKSAKILQGECKQQGDSGIMVACPLPILGSAYQINSSVAPTSNTIGVLQPVNTIPITPGQSKTITLTSGGKTLTLTGGTFQPGTQYVLSKLKGKLPTVVMADKKPAIAANQAEDAAKGAPINKDQAAVASTSYQTPKKHVLLKTVKCPTVKKPRISTHVVDTSKGLPVGGLQVSLYKLMDGRWTFLNESNTSPNGRCVDLVDNMKVNFTAGRYKIHFDVDKYFTLRRIETMYPFIEIVFDVKNPAGHYHIPVLLSPFGYTTYRGSER
- the LOC143375953 gene encoding uncharacterized protein LOC143375953 isoform X3 gives rise to the protein MEEKMQPTMITGGETVLHANLLTTTGQRLTPTGKISHAKTRVYTQRYRKEWEQMPDFKGWLTSVQFQPTRAYCLYCKKNLHAHRLSLLKHTCTMKHQRAALLHEAEEKKKAAARNVNCKQDIEIEEIEEIETVEHVQTEVEENEEEVEYVVERLETDDELDYTQMKVPSDEIDDEVEEEDEDEEEEEDDEDDEYEEEDMRNLQMPVDDEDVKQSIKKIKIERVEEDTLTGAMDHMQSEYLEEADNQGAVQMEMVVESEDHSHPEIQVMSIMPNTEDPNKESQKELRENGRAIRRGESKLDRKSAKILQGECKQQGDSGIMVACPLPILGSAYQINSSVAPTSNTIGVLQPVNTIPITPGQSKTITLTSGGKTLTLTGGTFQPGTQYVLSKLKGKLPTVVMADKKPAIAANQAEDAAKGAPINKDQAAVASTSYQTPKKTVKCPTVKKPRISTHVVDTSKGLPVGGLQVSLYKLMDGRWTFLNESNTSPNGRCVDLVDNMKVNFTAGRYKIHFDVDKYFTLRRIETMYPFIEIVFDVKNPAGHYHIPVLLSPFGYTTYRGSER
- the LOC143375953 gene encoding uncharacterized protein LOC143375953 isoform X5 — protein: MLKRVSTRSGIAKNGNRCPTLKPTRAYCLYCKKNLHAHRLSLLKHTCTMKHQRAALLHEAEEKKKAAARNVNCKQDIEIEEIEEIETVEHVQTEVEENEEEVEYVVERLETDDELDYTQMKVPSDEIDDEVEEEDEDEEEEEDDEDDEYEEEDMRNLQMPVDDEDVKQSIKKIKIERVEEDTLTGAMDHMQSEYLEEADNQGAVQMEMVVESEDHSHPEIQVMSIMPNTEDPNKESQKELRENGRAIRRGESKLDRKSAKILQGECKQQGDSGIMVACPLPILGSAYQINSSVAPTSNTIGVLQPVNTIPITPGQSKTITLTSGGKTLTLTGGTFQPGTQYVLSKLKGKLPTVVMADKKPAIAANQAEDAAKGAPINKDQAAVASTSYQTPKKHVLLKTVKCPTVKKPRISTHVVDTSKGLPVGGLQVSLYKLMDGRWTFLNESNTSPNGRCVDLVDNMKVNFTAGRYKIHFDVDKYFTLRRIETMYPFIEIVFDVKNPAGHYHIPVLLSPFGYTTYRGSER
- the LOC143375953 gene encoding uncharacterized protein LOC143375953 isoform X4 translates to MKFVSSASESKKHRAEGWLTSVQFQPTRAYCLYCKKNLHAHRLSLLKHTCTMKHQRAALLHEAEEKKKAAARNVNCKQDIEIEEIEEIETVEHVQTEVEENEEEVEYVVERLETDDELDYTQMKVPSDEIDDEVEEEDEDEEEEEDDEDDEYEEEDMRNLQMPVDDEDVKQSIKKIKIERVEEDTLTGAMDHMQSEYLEEADNQGAVQMEMVVESEDHSHPEIQVMSIMPNTEDPNKESQKELRENGRAIRRGESKLDRKSAKILQGECKQQGDSGIMVACPLPILGSAYQINSSVAPTSNTIGVLQPVNTIPITPGQSKTITLTSGGKTLTLTGGTFQPGTQYVLSKLKGKLPTVVMADKKPAIAANQAEDAAKGAPINKDQAAVASTSYQTPKKHVLLKTVKCPTVKKPRISTHVVDTSKGLPVGGLQVSLYKLMDGRWTFLNESNTSPNGRCVDLVDNMKVNFTAGRYKIHFDVDKYFTLRRIETMYPFIEIVFDVKNPAGHYHIPVLLSPFGYTTYRGSER
- the LOC143375953 gene encoding uncharacterized protein LOC143375953 isoform X6 produces the protein MKHQRAALLHEAEEKKKAAARNVNCKQDIEIEEIEEIETVEHVQTEVEENEEEVEYVVERLETDDELDYTQMKVPSDEIDDEVEEEDEDEEEEEDDEDDEYEEEDMRNLQMPVDDEDVKQSIKKIKIERVEEDTLTGAMDHMQSEYLEEADNQGAVQMEMVVESEDHSHPEIQVMSIMPNTEDPNKESQKELRENGRAIRRGESKLDRKSAKILQGECKQQGDSGIMVACPLPILGSAYQINSSVAPTSNTIGVLQPVNTIPITPGQSKTITLTSGGKTLTLTGGTFQPGTQYVLSKLKGKLPTVVMADKKPAIAANQAEDAAKGAPINKDQAAVASTSYQTPKKHVLLKTVKCPTVKKPRISTHVVDTSKGLPVGGLQVSLYKLMDGRWTFLNESNTSPNGRCVDLVDNMKVNFTAGRYKIHFDVDKYFTLRRIETMYPFIEIVFDVKNPAGHYHIPVLLSPFGYTTYRGSER